TTGCATTGGATCCAGCTCGGTGATGCTGAAGGTCTCGATGGTACTGCTTATGCAGATGAGGAGGAAGTTGCGGTTAGTTATAGTGATGCAACTGATACCCGCGAGATGGAGACCAGCGGTGATGGTGGTTCTAAGATCATCTTCTGCAACAAGTCTGGTCAGTTGAAGGTTTGGACAACTCTTGAGGACAATGAAGAGAAGAAGTCTAACGAGATTGTAAATGATGTAGTTTGCGAGCAGATTACCATGCCTACACCATCTGCTTCAATTGTTAACGTAGAAGAGGGCTACAAGAAGGTTTATAAGATTGTGGCTGATAACTCTGAGACTTTGATGAAGCCTACAGTTACTATCCACTATAAGAAGACTGTTGATGGTGTAGTAGAGGAGAAGAATATCTTGACTGGTGAAACTATCACATTGGATGGTAAGGGAACTTTGGAACTTTACTCTTTCGATGGTACACACCCTGTAGAGATGCCTTGGTATGCTCCATCAGAGAAGGTTACTGTAGAAAACGATGTTGAGTACGTTGTAGCTGAGAACAAGAATTATGCTTGGACTAAGGAGGAATGCGATGCTGCAAAGGCAGGCTTCTCTGTAACAGAGATTGTTGATAATGCCAACAAGTCACACTGGGATCGTGCTTATTCAACCCAGATGTATGGTTATGATGCAAATGGTAATGCTACTGCTTGTACAGAGGCTGATGCTGCTAACTATGTAACTACCAAGTCGGGTCATGGCTTCTATGATATGGCATGTATCGGTACTGATGATGCTAAGTGGAATGTTCAGGTTCCTGAGGATGCAACAACAGCATTCGCTCCATTGGCACCAACTGCAGATTTTCTTGCCAACTCTAAGTATGTAGCTTCTGCATGGAGCATCTTCCCACTCGAGGGTATCGTTTACTACAACACAGCAGTTACAAATGCTACTGTAACTCTCGACCCTAAGTACACTTCTGACGATGCTAGCAAGCCAAACTTCTACATCGTTCACACTCGTGGTGGTTACGACCGTCCTGACAAGGGTGATTGTAATGCAACTACAGTTTGTGTAGCAGGTGAGAACTTCAACCTCTATCGTTACGATACAGCTCTCTGCGATGTAAAGGTTATGACTTATAAGGGCTTTACTCCTAACACAACAGGCATCTCTTCAGTAAATGCTGCTGAGGTTGCTGCTCCTGCAGTTAAGAAGATGATGACAAAGGATGGTCTCGTAATCGTTAAGGGTAACAAGACATTCTCTTTGTCTGGTGCTCAGATGAAGTAATCTCGAAATTACGATAACATAAATAAAAAAGGGTGCAGCAATGCACCCTTTTTTAGTTCTTAGATGCTGCTTTTATCAAAAAATAAAGTAAATAATCAGATTTTATGGATGATACTTCATTATTTATGTGTATCTTTGCCACCAATTAAAGAAGAATAAACAAGCAACATAATAACCTACGATTATAATGAATAAAAAATTACTTGCAACATCAGCTTTGGCTTTGTTGGTTAGCATGGGTGCAAACGCCCAGCGATTCACCGATAAGCTAGACCGTGGCTTGGTGGCAGTGAAGACCACCAAGGGTGTCTATTGCTCATGGCGTATTCAGGCCGATGAGTATTACGATGTGAAGTACAATCTCTATCGAGATGGTACAAAGGTAAACGCTGAACCATTGGATGTATCTAACTTTACGGATACTTCTGGTTCGGAAAGTAGTCAATATACCGTGAAGGCGGTATTGAATGGAGTAGAGCAGCAGGCTTCTAAGGCTGCTACTGTATTCAAGAGCAATTATAAGGAAATCAAGATTAAGCACGATGCATCGCTTAAGGCTACTTATGAGCCTAACGATGCCTGCTGCGCCGATGTGGATGGTGATGGTGAGGTGGAAATCCTGATGAAGTTCAACAATAAGGAGGAAGGTGAACAACTCTATCCAAAAAATGGACCAACCATCAATGGAGTGGCAACCAAGGAGTATTCCATGCTGGCTTGCCTGAAGCAGGATGGTACCGTGCTCTGGTGGGTAAACTGTGGCCCTAACATGGGTGACTTCCAGAACAACGAGCAGAACATTGTTGGCTACGACTGGGATATGGATGGCAAGGCTGAAGTCGTAATGCGACTCGAAGAAGGCTCTACTGTCCACATGGCAGATGGTACCACTTATACCATTGGTGCCAATGGTAAAAATGGTTCTTCATGGACTAACTACCGTGAGCCAAAGGGTTCGGGTTCCGTAGAATGGTTTACCCATTATGGCAAGGAGTTCCTCTGGTATTGCGAAGGTGCTACCGGTAAGCCATACCAGTGCATCGAGTTCCCATTGAAGCGTCTGGAAGATGGAGAAACAGATTTGAAGGCAGCTTGGGGTGATGGCTATGGTCATCGCAGCAGCAAGTACTTTTTCGGCGCTCCTTATCTGGATGGCAAGCATCCAAGCATCTTCCTGGGACGTGGTATCTATACCCGCCACAAGTTCATCGCATACGATGTGGATCCAAAGACCCACGATTTGAAGGTTCGCTGGAAATGGACCAACAACCAGCCGGGTTCTCCTTGGTATGGTCAGGGTTACCACAACTATATCGTTGCCGATGTGGATTGGGATGGACGTGATGAGATTGTATGGGGTTCTATGGTGATTGATGATAACGGCAAGGGACTCTCTACTACAGGTCTCGGTCATGGTGATGCCCAGCATATAGGAGATTTCAATCCTTATATCCATGGTCAGGAGATGTTCGCTTGTAATGAGGATAATCCATCCAACAATTATCGTGATGCAACAACCAGCAAGATATATTATCGAAAGACTGATACCAACGATGATGGTCGTTGCCTGGCAGGCAATTTCTATAATGATTTCCCTGGAGCTGTTGGTCATAGTGCACACGATACTCCTATCTCTACGGTCACAAATGATCATGTGAGTACCAATACCAATGGACTTAGCATGAACTTCCGTATTTATTGGGATGGTGATCTTCTGGAGGAGTGTTTTAATAATACAGAGGTAACTAAGCCTGGTGTGGGAACAATAGCTACTTTCCTTGGCGCTTATTCCAACAATAGTACCAAGGCAACACCTTGCTACCAGGGTGATATCTTTGGCGACTGGCGTGAAGAGGTTATCGAGCGAACAGCCGACAACAATATCCGCATCTACACCACCAATGAGCCAACTAAGTGGCGTAACTATTCTTTGTGGTACGATCATCAGTATCGCAATGGTATGGTATGGCAGCCTTGCGGCTACAATCAGCCACCTCATGTATCCTACTTCCTCGGCGAGTTGGAAGGTATCACCATTGCTCCTCCACCTCTCACCACCACAGGTCGAGAAGAGGTTGGTTCCTCTATTTCCAAGGCATTGGATGGCAAGCATGCTCTTCTCGCCACTACTGGCGATGCCACTGTAAGCGTGGCAGAAGGTGCTTCTCCTGCTATCTTTACCGACAATGCTCCTTCTTGGGTGCAGGGTACGGCTGCCAGCGAGTGCAGAACCAAGGATACAGAGATTAAATATACCTATTATACCCATACCTTGACAGGTGGCGCCTTTACTGGCGGCATGCGCCTGGTAAAACAGGGTGATGGTACTTTGGTCCTTCCTAATGTAAAGCAGACTTATACCGGCAAGACTGATGTCTGGGCAGGTACTTTGCAGTTTGACGGCACCATGGAAAGCAGTCCTGTATGGCTCAATCGCTTTGCTGAGTTGAACTCTAACGGCGGTAACTTCAAGGGTGGTATTAAGGCTGATTATGGTTCTGTGATTCGTCCTGGCGGTAAGGAGAATATCGGAACATTGACCACTTCTTCGCTCGATTTGGGCTTCGGCGCTCGTGTGGTATTCGATGCCAAGGATGGTAACGTAGATAAGTTGGTGGCTGACAAGATGAGCATAGAGAAGAAGTATTGGAAGAATGGACCACAGTATAATACTCCTGTCTTTGAATTCGCAACAGCTCCAGCACCTGGTACTTATACCTTGGCAGAGGTGGGTGAGCTGACTGGCAAACTTTCTGATATCGTTGTTGAGGGTCTTGATGGACATAAGTTCAGTCTGGAATATACAGATGGCAAGATTGTCTTGAATCTTTCTGATACCCGTGATAGCGAGAGCTGCGTATGGACAGGTGAGAAGGGTTCTGTCTGGGACTTAATGTCAACAGAAAACTTCAGTTCTTCTGACAAGATGTTCGTCACAGGCGATGAACTGACCTTCAATGATGATGCAGCAACAAGCAATGTAAGCATTGCAGAGGATGTGACTCCGGGAAATCTTTACTTCAAGAATGACAAGAAGGTTTATAGCCTTGCAGGTAAAGGCTCTATCTTGGGCGAAGGTTCACTGAATGTAGAGGGCACTGGAACAGTCTATGTCAAGAATACCAACAAGTATAGTGGTGGTACCAACATCAAGGGTGGAACCCTGATTCCAACAACCCTTGCCAATAAGGATGGTCTGGAATATGGTTCTTTGGGAGCCGCAGACAATACCATCACCTTGAGCAACACCGGTATCTTGAAGGTTACTAAAGGTATGACATCTTCTCATCCTATCGTGCTTGGCGAGGATGGCGGTGTCATCAATAATACAGGTACGCTGATTCTGAATGGCGGTATCAGGAAGGGTTCCGGCAAGAACCGTGACCTCTATAAGATGGGAGCCGGTACATTGCAGTTGAACAGTACTGCTGATTTTGATGTGCTCTACATCAACCAGGGTACAGTATATGACTTCCAGGATGGTCACTTCTCTGGTAAGACCATCGTATTGAATGGAAGCAAGGTAGTATTGCAGGCTTCCAACAGTATCTATAGCAGCAACTCGGATAATGTGAATATCGAGGTGCCTAAGGGTAAGTCGGGTATCTGGTATCCTGATGGACGTTGTGACTATACCGGTAAGTTGACCGGTGAGGGAACTATTGATATCTATGGCACTTGGATCCGCTGTCCTTTCAAGGGCGACTGGAGTAAGTTTGAAGGAACCATCAATGCAAAGCGTGGAAGCAAGAACGCTTACGAGCCAGTATTTGATTTCAACAACACTTATGGTATTCCTTTGGCAACGCTTAATGTTGATTCACGTTTTACTAAGGACTATGCTTTCTGTACTAACGGCAAGAGTTTTGCCATTGGTGCCTTGACAGGTTCCGGCTATATCAGTAATGGTGGAAACTTCGGATCGGGTGCCAATACGCTGACCATCGGTGGCAAGAACACGAACTTTGAGTTCAAGGGTTCTATCAATGGTAGCAATGTGGTGAAGAATGGTACGGGTATCTGGACCATCTCCAGTGAGAATGTACTTGCCAATGCCAAGTCGTTGAAGATTCTGGATGGAGTCGTGAAGTTGAACAAGGCTACTGCTACTTCTTCCATGACTGCTCCTACTGTTCTTTATGTACAGAACGAAGGTGAACTTCGTGGTGTGGGTTGCACATACGGTGTCAGCCTCCTGAAGGGTGGAATCTTGCGTCCAGGTAGCAATGCAGAAACAGCACAGACTAACAATACGGGTGTTATCAACATCTTGAAGAACCTGAATGCTATAGCTGGTTCCAGCATCTATGTCAATAAGACCAAGGCAGATTCTATCTCTGTAAATGCATATACCGGTTCTAAGTCTCTAGCATGGGCTTTCCTCAATGTTGGTGGAAATGCAGTTCTGAATGGTACTATCTATGTAACCTATAAGGATACTTGGACTCCAGCCGTTGGCGATTATGTTCGTGTACTCGATTGCGCGGGTTCTATCAGTGGTAATCCTACCTTCGAGCTTCAGGCACTTCCTGCCGGATTGGAGTGGGATACTACTCCGTTCCTCTCTACGGGTACTATCCGTGTGGCTGTTTCTACAGGCATCAAGGAGGTAGGTCTTGATGGTGGTTCGTTCAAGGCTGATGTTTATACCATCGGTGGATTTAAGCTGACCAGTCTCATGACTACCAAGGCTACCATGATGAGCGATTTGAAGAATCGCGGTCTTGCTGCCGGTACTTACATTGTTCGTACTGCTCAGGGTGGAATCAAGATTACATTGAAGTAATGATGATTACATAAAGGTAATACAATAATAAGGATATAAAAAAACTCCCTTGCCCACAAAAGCAAGGGAGTTTTTTTTATATCCTTATCTCAAGTTTCTAGAAGTCGAGGGTGATTCCCTTTTCATCTATCTTCTTGTATTTCTTTCCGTTTACGGTTACGTTCTTTGAGTTCTTGGCATCAAAGGTATGGGTCTTGGCGCTTACCTTGATGTTCTCCAGGGTTACACCCTCGGTGCGGTTGATTACGATGCCCTGCTCGGCATTGTTCACCTCCATGTCCTTGATACTGATGTTCTGTACTGGCATCTCTGGCAGGCCGTTGAAGTAGGCTGCACGGCGGGCACCGCGGCAGATTACATGGTTGATGTCGATGTTGCGGAAGGCTGGGGTTGTCTCATCCACCTTCTTCATATCTACCACTTGCTGCTTCTTCTGGTCGCCATCGTTCAATACTTCCACAGCCGATTTGCCGCCATAATAGAGGTCGAAGGTAATCACATCGGTCTGGATATCAAACATAGACATATCCTTGATGTAGATATTCTCAACCACGCCGCCTCTGCCACGGGCACTCTTGAAGCGCAAACCTACGTCGGTACCGAGGAACTGGCAGTTGGTTACAATCACGTTCTTCACGCCGCCGCTCATCTCGCTACCTACCACGAAGCCGCCATGACCCTTGAATACGGTACAGCCGTCAACGATGACATTCTCGCAAGCTACGCCGCGGTTTCTGCCGTCGGCATCCTTGCCGCTCTTGATGCAGATGCCGTCATCGCCCACGTCGAAGGTAGAGTTCACGATGAGAGAGTTCTTGCAGGATTCCAGGTCCAGACCATCGCCGTTCTGTGCGAAAGAAGGGTTGCGAACCAATACATCTTCAATCAATACGTTCTCACACATCAGTGGATGGATGTTCCAGGCTGGAGAGTTCTGGAAGATGACTCCATTGAGCCATACGTTCTTGCAACTGATGAGGCTCACCATTACTGGGCGCAGGTAATCCTTCACCTCGTTCCAACCTTCCTCTGTAGTGATGCCGAGAGGCACGTTCATGCCGGCACCTTTTGCGTCAGCCTTGAGTGCTGCCTCTGATGGGAACCAGTAGTTTGGGTTCTTGAAGGCACCGCCACGGGATGTAATCGCCTTCCACTGTGCCGAAGTAACCTTAGCCTTCTTCAAAGGACGCCAGTACTCGCCGTTACCATCGATAGCTCCCTGACCCGTGATAGCCACGTTCTCCAGATTACGTCCTGAGATAGGCGACTGGCAGCGACGGGTGTCAAGACCCTCGAACGAAGTCTCCACGAGAGGGTAGAGGTTTACGTCTGCCGAGAAGAGGATGATACCACCTTTTTCTATATGCAGGTTGATGTTGCTCTTCAAGGTGATAGGACCGGTGAACCAGACACCCTGAGGTACGACGAGCTTGCCGCCGCCTTTCTGAGCCAAGGCATCGATGGCTTTTCTGAATGCGTCGGTGCAGAGGGTAGAACCGTCGCCGATGGCACCGAAGTCCTTCAGATTGACCTCATTGCTTGGGAACTGTGGTCGAGTTACTTTCTCCATCTTGAACGGGAGATTCTCATAGAGTGCATCATAGTTGTTGATGTCTGCTGCCTGGATTCCGAGAGCCAGTACACAGGCATAAACAAAACTGAATAATTTCTTCATGAATGTTACTTTGTTTATTTGGGTTTATTATATAGAGTTTCTTACTTAATAGTTTCCTTTTGTGTGCAAATATAGAAATATTATTTTGATTTTCCAAATCAAAGTGTAGAATAGAGGGTGGAAAACATCGTAAACGTTTTCGAAACAGCCAATTGAATGCTTTTTTGGCTTTTCTTTTTATTTTTCTGCCAATAAGTTTCTTTATCTCAAAAAGTTTGCTTATTTTTGTAGTCGAATAGTGAATGCAATAGTTCGTTAATAATTCAATAATGTGCTAAGCAGCTATACGCTGTAAGCACGAGAGATCTTTGAAAATCTTGCTAATTAAAGTTCGGTTCGGGGTGTACCCGCTTGCTTTAAAAATTCGTTTCACCAGATAAATATTGGTCATCAGTGACTTGAATGAAGACATAGAATATTCCATTCCCATCTCCTTCATAGTTACCTTGGCAACATTTAGTGATGTGAACGAAGCATTGAAAGCAAAATCGAGTTTCCACTTATCGCGAGCCTGGCAGTCCATAAGACCAGTATAGCCTTTGGCGTCACGAAAGCAAAATTCGATCTGGAACCTGGTTCTATAATAAAGAAGTACTTCTTCACCCGAAAGTGAGGTGTCTGTAGAGAAGAATAGTTTCTTCTTGCCATTCGGCATCTGCCAGATGACAAGTCTAACTTTACACCTGAGTGCCTTGGAATAGGCTATCAAAGTATAAGCTGTTCCTTCTATATCTTTCATCTCCATCTTCTCCATTCGAGTGAGGTCAAGATTCTTCATATCAATCTTGCCATCCTTGGTCTTGGGGCGACCACGTTTTCCAGTACGTGGACCAGCATAGACATAAAAGAGACAAGCATTGTCACGAAAGCGGCTTATCAAAGAGAACCCTTCTTTCTTTATCCCATTAACAAATGTACTTGTAGAGAAGTAAGCATCTGCAACTATGAGGGTTGAGAGTTTAAGAAGTTCCTTGCGGTAACGCTTAATGACGCTGATATAGAAATCTACCATAGTCTTGTTTCTAAGACTCAGTTCTTTATTACTTAGCGACTGGTGTGCTTTTAACATCATGCAGTCTTTGGCATCAATATCAATGAGGCCAATACCCATGATTTCGAGACCATGTTTAACAGACTGTGCACATCCCGACCAAAAACGACCGATATGTGGAGTCTTCTTGCCAGCTTTGCTGATGTAGCTGGGATCAATGGCAATAGCCCATCTTCCCTGTTTACCAAAGAAGCGCTTGGCAAGTGAGACATTAAGTTTGAGCCAGTCAATGCTTTTCGACTTTTTTAAGCCGAATGCGTTGCGATAGGTTTGCTCAACATGCGAGCCATACCTCCCCATTTGGGTGAAATTTATCTTTCTTGGTATTACCATGAACAAAATTATCACCTCGATGAGTATTTTCTCGAAACTTTTTGTTAACTTTGCAGCCGAATCTTCAACTGCATCTTTAAAGATATCCATATATTGGTCAAGTCCTGTATTCATATAATTTTGCGTTTGTCGTGATTTGCAAAGTTACTGAAAATCAGCGACTTGACCAACTTTCTATAGTTCCTTAATTCCGCAACACTATAGTTTAACATTATTTATAAGTGCCTGAGCAACAAAAAGTTGCCCAGGATTTTGCCATGTCAGAATTTTCACTTACCTTAGTGTTGCGAAAAGAAGACAAGCAAAACTCTAATATGACATGGCAAAGATACAAATAAAATCTGAGAAACTCACTCCTTTTGGAGGAATTTTTTCTATTATGGAGCAATTTGATGCTCTTTTAGCTCAAACCATAGATTCCACCTTGGGATTGAGATGCACTATGTTTGGTTATCAATATAGCGAAATTCTACGCTCTCTGATGTGCGTATATCTTTGTGGCGGCTCATGTATTGAGGATGTTACAACTCACTTGATGAAACATTTGTCTCTTCATCCAACTCTTCGCACTTGCAGCGCAGACACCATATTGCGTGCTATCGAAGAACTGACTTGTAAGAACATCACCTATAAATCTGCTTCTGGCAACTCCTATGATTTCAATACTGCAGACAAGATGAACTGCTTATTGATCAAAGCCCTGCTTGCTACTGGTCAATTGAAATCCGGTCAAGAGTATGATTTTGACTTTGACCATCAGTTCATTGAAACAGAGAAGCATGATGCAAAACCAACCTACAAGAAGTTCCTGGGCTATAGTCCAGGTGTGGCAGTCATTAACGACATGATTGTCGGTATTGAAAATAGAGACGGCAACACAAACGTGCGCTTCAACCAAAGAGAGACTTTGGAAAGAATCTTCAAGCGACTGGAGGCATCAGAAGTATATATATCCCGTGCCCGCATGGATTGCGGCTCATGCTCGGAGGAAATCGTAGATATGGTAGAGGCTCATTGCAGGCATTTTTATATTCGTGCCAACAGATGCTCTTCCTTCTACGATTCCATGTTTGCCTTGACTGGATGGAAAACTGTTGAAATCAACGGTATTGAATTTGAGCTGAATTCCATCCTTGTTGAGAAATGGAAAGGAAAACCGTATCGTCTTGTCATACAGAGACAAAGGCGAATAGATGGAGACCTTGACATTTGGGAAGGCGAATATACCTACAGATGTATACTGACTAACGATTACAAGTCGAGTGCAAGAGACATCGTGGAATTCTACAATCTTCGTGGTGGCAAGGAACGCATCTTCGATGACATGAACAATGGCTTTGGCTGGAATCGATTGCCAAAATCGTTCATGGCACAGAATACTGTATTCCTGCTTATGACAGCTCTCATCAGAAACTTCTACAAAGCTATTATGCAGAGATTGAAAACCCATGAATTTGGATTGCGTGCCACCAGCAGAATCAAGACCTTTGTTTTCAAGTTCATCTCTGTTCCTGCGAAATGGATTAAGACATCACGTAGGCATGTATTGAATATTTACTCAGACAACAATGCTTATGCCAACCTGTTCAAGACAGACTTTGGTTAAAGACCATGCTTTTCTGGTTAAACCAGCGTATTACCTCAAGTCGCTTTATGGGGTAAGGGGATTTTGTGTCTGCGACATTTCTGTTGTGCAAGAAATATGTACAATAAAATGAATTTTGTCGCTTTGCAAGCAAAATCCCACTAAACCCTATAGGTTGCGGATTTGAGGTAGTTAAGTTTTCATAAGCATTTCTTAATATAAGTTATTGATTTACAGACGATTAAATATTAATTTAACGCAGTATTGTGAATGAATATAAACGTGAATAATATAAATTAGCTTTAGATGAAAAGAACTTTTCTGCTTTTGGTTTGCATCCTGTGCGCTTTGATACCTATGAGCGCACAGAAGGTCATCAGTGCCAAGGTGGCTGGTGTCATTTATGAGGCTTTGTCGGATAGTACGGCAAAGGTTACTGGCTGGGAACATAAATCTACCAGTCTTTCAATTCCTTCTTCTTTGAAGATAAAGGGCAAGATACGTAAGGTGGTTGCCATCGCTCCCCGTGCTTTTGCCAAGGACGAACAGGGTTCCATCACCGACATCGTGCTTCCTAAATATCTGGTAGAGATTGGCGAGGAGGCCTTCAAGGGTTCTGACGTTACCTCTATTCTGATGCCTAACACGGTGAAGAACCTGGGTACTCATGCCTTTGAGGACTGCAAGAAACTGAAGGAGGTTACCCTGTCTTCTTCGCTCACTCTGATTCCGATGGCTGCCTTCCGTGGATGTGATGCTTTGCAGGAGCTGCAGGTGCCTGCTTCTGTAACCAAGATTGCTGACCTGGCTTTCGAGGCGAGCGGCTTGAAGGAGATGGAACTCCCGATGGGCGTGGAGACCGTTGGCGCGGGTGCATTCTACAACTGCCAGCAACTGGAGAAACTGGCATTCCCTAACAGTTTGAAGAAGTTGGGTGTATGCTGTTTCCTTTACTGCAACAAGTTGAAGAGCCTCACCTTGCCCGACCAGAAGCCAAGAAGAATGCAGCCTTCTGCCAATATCGATAAGAACTTGCCTGATGACAACAGTTTGGGCATCAAGGGACCAGCCCTGACCGATGTGAGAAGCAATTCTTCTGCATCCTGTCCTAACTATGCCGTGAAGGACATCCTGAGCATGACCAAGGAGTATCCTGAGTTCCCATATAACTCCAGTCCTTTTGCCCGTCAGAATCTGCGCAGGATAGTGAAGTCGTTCAGCTATTTCGCTTTCGATATGGTAAACAGCCGAATGGCGGATTGGCAGAAGAAGAAGGATTACGAAACTGCCCAGCAGTGGAAGGAGCGTGTAACTCCTGAAAACCGTGAGAAGAAGCTCGATGAGGTGATTGACAATGTGCGCAAGAACTACATTGCTGCCTATACCACCAATATGGTGAAGGGAAACTTGGGCGTATATGATACCGATTATGGTACTTACCCGGTTTCCATTGATGGCTTGGGACGCATCTATGCCAAGGTGCCTGCCGAGGAGGCTGATCTCTTCAAGGGATATTGGAACCAGATTCAGCTTGAACCTCAGTATGGTGTGATAGACGACCAGCTGGCTATCCTTTCCT
The Segatella copri DNA segment above includes these coding regions:
- a CDS encoding leucine-rich repeat protein, encoding MSAQKVISAKVAGVIYEALSDSTAKVTGWEHKSTSLSIPSSLKIKGKIRKVVAIAPRAFAKDEQGSITDIVLPKYLVEIGEEAFKGSDVTSILMPNTVKNLGTHAFEDCKKLKEVTLSSSLTLIPMAAFRGCDALQELQVPASVTKIADLAFEASGLKEMELPMGVETVGAGAFYNCQQLEKLAFPNSLKKLGVCCFLYCNKLKSLTLPDQKPRRMQPSANIDKNLPDDNSLGIKGPALTDVRSNSSASCPNYAVKDILSMTKEYPEFPYNSSPFARQNLRRIVKSFSYFAFDMVNSRMADWQKKKDYETAQQWKERVTPENREKKLDEVIDNVRKNYIAAYTTNMVKGNLGVYDTDYGTYPVSIDGLGRIYAKVPAEEADLFKGYWNQIQLEPQYGVIDDQLAILSCQFKLGDKVYQSASSYKNDGSSEFLANLPPLEIDLHGGSAARTANSQLEVVDNALDINIPETNEENKKTFAVIIGNENYERVTKVKYALNDAKVFASYCKKTLGLPKENIRVYRDATFGTMLSALDDIKSIASAFEGDLNVIFYYAGHGVPSESDKAAYLLPVDASGQNTEVCLSTKRLYDTLDGLHAKRVLVFMDACFSGAQRGDGMLASARGVALKVKQDAPKGNMVVFSAATGDETAYPYKEKGHGLFTYYLLKKLQDTKGDVTLGELSEYVNKEVRRQSVVINHKSQSPTVVPADGMNDWSNIKLR